A section of the Roseovarius sp. W115 genome encodes:
- a CDS encoding VOC family protein, translating to MPLQIQSLDHIVLTVKGINTTVEFYQALGMSVQRFQPADGTERTALSFGSQKINLHQAGAEFEPKAAAPLPGSADLCFLTQTPLDECAAHLQACSIEIIEGPVPRTGATGPLKSIYTRDPDGNLIEIANQTEF from the coding sequence ATGCCACTGCAAATTCAATCTCTTGATCATATTGTGTTGACGGTCAAAGGCATCAACACAACCGTCGAGTTTTACCAAGCTTTGGGCATGTCGGTGCAGCGATTTCAACCAGCGGATGGGACGGAGCGGACGGCGCTCTCATTTGGGTCGCAAAAGATCAACTTGCATCAGGCAGGGGCGGAATTTGAGCCGAAAGCTGCTGCGCCGCTACCGGGGTCCGCGGATTTGTGTTTTCTGACGCAGACGCCTTTGGATGAATGTGCTGCGCATCTCCAGGCATGCTCAATTGAGATCATTGAAGGGCCGGTTCCGCGTACTGGTGCAACTGGACCACTTAAGTCGATCTACACCCGCGATCCCGACGGAAATCTGATTGAGATTGCGAACCAAACCGAGTTTTGA
- a CDS encoding lytic transglycosylase domain-containing protein — protein sequence MLRTLSLVFAVLVLSPPVLAGEPAPVGPRPLSSAFDAMQAGRWSVATRLAERSGPGAAALIEWHRLREGYGSQQDILNFLKDHPDWPGLELLRRKSELTIAQGDPKSVIAFFENSAPQSGRAALGFAEALRAEGREGDAEVAVVLAWRTLDLTTDEHNAFMKDWAELLKPHHKARLDMALWRGLRDVALMLPLVDDETRALAEIRQSIEAGKTGALKRLEKLPKSAKSNPHVAYALFNRHIKRGERDEAIKMILRQSREADGLGQAERWAGWRRELARDRMRDGAAQTAYDLAATHGLVEGSHFADLEWLAGFIALTDLNDPETAVAHFQRFMDKVETPISLGRAGYWLGRAQEAMGNAEGAALAYELGALHQTSFYGLLAAERGGFPSDPELVGDEEFPDWRTAEFTKRDVFQAGLLAYANGRQNLAERFFRHLALDLNRTELGQLGDAMAALGSEHLQVMVSKTAARRGVALPGPYYPLHPLKSLELPVPAELSLAIARRESEFDQTVTSGAGAMGLMQLMPATAAEMARAIGATGHNRARVFEDWKYNAKLGAEYLARMAQRFDGNIVMMAAAYNAGPSRPSRWMSRFGDPRRGGVDVIDWIEHIPFNETRNYVMRVAESLPVYRARLGRDPHPVPFSQELTGSTFSAALD from the coding sequence ATGTTGCGTACCCTGAGCCTTGTTTTTGCTGTTCTTGTGCTGTCACCTCCGGTGTTGGCTGGAGAACCTGCGCCTGTTGGTCCGCGCCCTTTGTCCAGTGCCTTTGACGCAATGCAGGCGGGGCGGTGGAGTGTGGCCACACGTCTTGCGGAGCGCAGCGGACCGGGTGCTGCGGCACTGATCGAATGGCACAGGTTGCGCGAAGGCTATGGATCACAGCAAGACATACTGAACTTTCTTAAGGACCATCCGGATTGGCCGGGCCTTGAATTGCTGCGTCGCAAGAGTGAATTGACGATTGCGCAGGGTGATCCGAAGTCTGTCATCGCCTTTTTTGAGAACAGCGCACCGCAATCGGGGCGTGCGGCCCTGGGTTTCGCCGAAGCGTTGCGCGCCGAAGGGCGAGAGGGTGATGCGGAAGTAGCTGTTGTTCTGGCTTGGCGCACGCTTGATCTGACCACAGATGAACACAACGCTTTCATGAAAGATTGGGCGGAACTGCTAAAACCGCATCACAAAGCACGGCTCGATATGGCACTTTGGCGTGGACTGCGCGATGTGGCCTTGATGCTGCCCTTGGTGGATGACGAAACGCGTGCTTTGGCTGAGATTCGGCAGAGTATTGAGGCAGGGAAAACTGGCGCGCTGAAGCGTCTTGAAAAGCTGCCCAAGAGTGCCAAGAGCAATCCGCATGTCGCCTATGCTCTCTTCAATCGGCACATCAAACGAGGTGAGCGCGACGAAGCCATAAAGATGATTTTGCGCCAAAGCCGCGAGGCCGATGGTCTTGGGCAAGCCGAGCGTTGGGCAGGGTGGCGACGGGAGTTGGCGCGTGACCGAATGCGCGATGGCGCTGCGCAAACGGCTTATGACTTGGCTGCTACGCATGGTTTGGTGGAAGGGTCTCATTTCGCTGATCTGGAATGGCTGGCGGGGTTCATCGCACTAACTGATCTGAATGATCCAGAGACAGCGGTCGCACATTTCCAACGCTTTATGGATAAGGTTGAGACGCCGATCTCGCTGGGTCGTGCTGGGTATTGGCTTGGGCGCGCGCAAGAGGCCATGGGCAACGCGGAGGGTGCCGCGCTGGCTTATGAATTAGGGGCGCTGCACCAAACAAGCTTTTATGGTTTGCTTGCCGCGGAACGCGGTGGGTTTCCGTCGGACCCTGAGTTGGTTGGAGATGAGGAATTTCCCGACTGGCGCACGGCCGAATTTACCAAGCGTGATGTTTTCCAAGCTGGGTTGCTGGCCTACGCGAATGGGCGCCAGAACCTTGCGGAACGGTTCTTTCGACATCTTGCTCTTGACCTGAACCGGACCGAGCTGGGGCAGTTGGGCGATGCGATGGCCGCGCTTGGCTCAGAACATCTACAGGTGATGGTGTCGAAAACGGCCGCAAGGCGCGGCGTGGCATTGCCGGGACCTTACTATCCGTTGCATCCTCTCAAGTCGTTAGAGTTGCCAGTGCCGGCCGAATTGTCATTGGCCATTGCGCGTCGAGAAAGTGAATTTGACCAAACTGTCACCAGTGGTGCAGGAGCTATGGGGCTGATGCAGCTTATGCCAGCCACGGCGGCTGAGATGGCACGGGCCATTGGCGCCACAGGCCACAACCGCGCTCGGGTTTTCGAGGATTGGAAGTACAACGCGAAGCTGGGCGCCGAATATTTGGCGCGTATGGCTCAGAGATTTGACGGAAACATCGTGATGATGGCCGCAGCCTACAATGCAGGGCCGTCGCGCCCATCGCGGTGGATGTCACGGTTTGGCGATCCACGCAGAGGCGGGGTAGATGTGATCGACTGGATCGAACACATCCCCTTCAACGAGACGCGCAACTACGTCATGCGTGTGGCAGAAAGCCTGCCGGTCTACCGCGCAAGATTGGGACGTGACCCGCACCCTGTACCGTTTAGCCAGGAATTGACCGGGTCCACGTTTTCCGCGGCTCTGGATTAG
- a CDS encoding NYN domain-containing protein has product MPDDPKLLAVLIDADNVPAKHADAILREVTKYGKPGLRRVYGDWSDARLSGWSKAAQELGLVQHQQSANTKGKNASDIGLVIDAMDILHAGQFDEFVLVSSDSDFTRLASRIRESGLTVNVIGERKTPSALKNACNRFVAIETISQKPDDKNTDALNKEAKELILGAIEKIDLDVEWYPLNRIGQLIRADKPDFDPRNYGHTKLIDMVKTIKGFATKTEGETNVYIQCEK; this is encoded by the coding sequence ATGCCTGACGATCCAAAGCTTTTGGCGGTGTTGATTGATGCGGATAACGTTCCTGCAAAACACGCTGATGCGATTCTACGAGAAGTGACCAAGTACGGCAAACCGGGTTTGCGACGCGTGTATGGGGATTGGTCTGATGCCCGTCTCTCTGGATGGAGCAAAGCGGCGCAGGAACTGGGTTTAGTCCAGCATCAGCAGTCAGCGAATACCAAAGGTAAAAACGCGTCTGATATAGGCTTAGTGATTGATGCGATGGATATTCTGCATGCTGGTCAATTTGACGAGTTTGTCTTGGTGTCTTCCGACAGTGATTTTACTCGGCTGGCCAGTCGTATCAGGGAAAGTGGATTAACAGTAAACGTAATCGGTGAACGTAAGACGCCGAGCGCGTTAAAGAATGCCTGTAACCGATTTGTAGCAATCGAAACTATATCTCAGAAACCTGACGATAAGAACACTGATGCTTTGAATAAAGAAGCCAAAGAACTGATTTTAGGGGCGATCGAAAAGATAGATCTAGATGTAGAGTGGTATCCTTTGAATAGAATAGGCCAGTTAATTAGAGCAGATAAACCAGATTTTGATCCCCGCAACTATGGTCATACGAAGCTCATTGACATGGTCAAAACCATTAAAGGTTTTGCAACAAAAACCGAGGGTGAAACGAATGTATACATACAATGCGAGAAATAG
- the mnmD gene encoding tRNA (5-methylaminomethyl-2-thiouridine)(34)-methyltransferase MnmD, with protein MQDQQSDLEWRDGDLPISARFDDPYYSLDNGLAETQHVFLAGNALPERFCDGFHVAELGFGTGLNLLATIDAWRASGTKGTLFYTTFEAYPLSRDEMVRAQSAFPELRDIAQELVPHWEKTAFTLPGLHFQMITGDARQTLENWDGIADAWYLDGFSPAKNPELWGDALISSVGNHTAAGGTAATYTAAGHVRRALEAAGFDVTRSPGFGRKRHMTRAVRI; from the coding sequence ATGCAGGACCAGCAATCAGATCTTGAGTGGCGGGATGGGGACCTACCGATTTCCGCAAGATTCGATGATCCCTATTACAGCCTCGACAACGGGCTGGCGGAGACACAGCATGTGTTTTTGGCGGGCAACGCGCTGCCAGAGCGTTTCTGCGATGGGTTTCACGTGGCAGAACTGGGCTTTGGCACGGGCCTTAATCTTTTGGCCACAATAGATGCCTGGCGCGCATCGGGCACAAAGGGCACGTTGTTTTACACAACATTTGAGGCCTATCCCTTATCGCGAGACGAAATGGTCCGGGCGCAGTCTGCCTTTCCGGAACTGCGCGATATAGCCCAAGAACTTGTGCCACATTGGGAGAAGACAGCATTTACCCTGCCCGGTCTGCACTTCCAAATGATCACAGGGGACGCTCGCCAAACACTAGAAAACTGGGATGGCATCGCGGATGCCTGGTATCTCGATGGATTTTCGCCAGCCAAAAATCCTGAATTGTGGGGGGATGCTTTGATCTCTTCTGTTGGGAACCACACTGCCGCAGGTGGCACCGCGGCCACATACACTGCCGCCGGACATGTGCGCCGAGCCTTGGAAGCGGCGGGTTTCGACGTCACGCGCTCCCCCGGCTTTGGTCGTAAACGCCACATGACGCGTGCCGTCAGGATCTGA
- a CDS encoding FAS1-like dehydratase domain-containing protein: MRIETQSVQDVMDTARARALQATLGSSPNLNSGDSLPPFFHQIYFWDPKPPEDLGRDGHPKLGGLVPDMGLPRRMWAGGQLECKRPLILGNLAERRSSIAKAEHKQGRSGPLAFVKVRHEIWQEGECAVIEHQDLVYREDEGSGSKPVPPVAQIDETHSETFSANSTMLFRYSALTFNGHRIHYDETYAKEIEGYTGLVVHGPLLAQMLMLLAERKLGRLTSFAFRATSPLMHHEDAMLCWREGGTCWVRGPDGRQCMQAQAL, from the coding sequence ATGAGAATAGAGACGCAATCCGTTCAGGACGTTATGGACACCGCACGCGCGCGGGCATTGCAAGCAACACTTGGCAGTTCTCCCAATCTGAATAGTGGTGATAGTCTTCCGCCCTTCTTCCACCAAATTTACTTCTGGGATCCAAAGCCACCCGAAGATCTCGGTCGCGATGGTCATCCAAAATTGGGAGGGCTGGTTCCGGATATGGGATTGCCGCGTCGGATGTGGGCCGGTGGTCAATTGGAGTGCAAACGACCACTCATCCTCGGAAACCTCGCCGAAAGGCGCAGCTCGATTGCAAAAGCAGAGCACAAGCAAGGACGCAGCGGACCGCTGGCCTTTGTCAAAGTGCGTCATGAGATTTGGCAAGAGGGCGAATGTGCCGTCATCGAACATCAGGACCTGGTGTATCGCGAAGACGAAGGGTCTGGGTCGAAACCTGTGCCGCCAGTAGCACAGATTGACGAAACCCACTCGGAAACCTTTTCGGCAAACAGCACAATGCTGTTTCGTTATTCCGCGCTGACCTTCAACGGGCACCGGATACACTACGACGAAACTTACGCCAAGGAGATCGAAGGTTATACTGGTCTGGTCGTGCACGGTCCTCTTTTGGCGCAAATGCTGATGCTTTTGGCCGAACGCAAACTAGGACGGCTCACATCGTTTGCCTTTCGCGCCACAAGTCCTTTGATGCACCACGAAGACGCAATGCTGTGCTGGCGAGAAGGTGGTACCTGCTGGGTGCGCGGACCGGACGGGCGGCAGTGCATGCAAGCGCAAGCCCTCTAA
- a CDS encoding copper chaperone PCu(A)C has protein sequence MKQRTAEKTFQKASETQTHQETDMTLKKTLLAASMAAFFTSPTLAHEHSVNGVSVIHPMAFETSKSAKAGAGYMAITNDNEDADRLLEVKADFPRVMLHTTEEKNGIAKMIHLEAIDIPAGDTVLLEPGGLHVMFMGLDGDPLEEGEEIPATLVFEKAGELEVVFKVEKRHGEAKSHDHSDHSDHSDHSTN, from the coding sequence TTGAAACAAAGAACAGCGGAAAAGACTTTCCAAAAAGCATCTGAAACTCAGACCCATCAGGAGACTGATATGACACTTAAAAAAACCCTCCTCGCCGCATCAATGGCAGCATTTTTTACCTCACCGACCCTTGCCCATGAGCATTCAGTCAATGGCGTCTCAGTGATTCACCCAATGGCATTTGAAACATCAAAATCCGCGAAAGCGGGCGCTGGTTACATGGCCATTACCAACGACAATGAAGACGCCGACCGGCTGCTCGAAGTCAAAGCGGACTTCCCGCGCGTGATGCTTCACACGACCGAAGAAAAAAATGGCATCGCCAAGATGATCCATCTTGAAGCCATCGACATCCCTGCAGGGGACACCGTACTTTTGGAACCTGGTGGGCTTCACGTGATGTTCATGGGGCTTGATGGTGATCCGCTTGAAGAAGGCGAAGAAATTCCTGCCACGCTGGTGTTTGAAAAAGCTGGCGAATTGGAAGTCGTCTTTAAGGTCGAAAAACGCCATGGCGAGGCCAAGTCGCATGATCATTCTGACCATAGCGACCATTCAGATCACTCAACAAACTGA
- the yghU gene encoding glutathione-dependent disulfide-bond oxidoreductase: MSDTYTPPEVWTWEQENGGTFASTNRPIAGATHDKELPVGKHPFQLYSMGTPNGVKITVMFEELLAAGHDAEYDAWLIRIGDGDQFGSGFVEVNPNSKIPALVDRSGAEPLHVFESGSILIHLAEKFGAFLPSSGPERTEVMNWLMWQMGSAPYLGGGFGHFYAYAPEKWQYPIDRFAMETKRQLDVLDKRLADRPYIAGNDYSIADMAIWPWYGNLALGRQYNAGTFLSVHEYKNVVAWAEKILDRPTVQRGRMVNRTMGDPSEQLWERHDASDFETQTQDKIGENA, encoded by the coding sequence ATGAGCGACACATATACACCCCCCGAGGTTTGGACCTGGGAACAGGAAAACGGGGGCACCTTTGCTTCGACCAATCGTCCCATCGCTGGGGCAACGCATGACAAAGAGCTGCCGGTAGGCAAGCACCCGTTTCAGCTTTACTCGATGGGCACACCCAATGGGGTGAAGATCACTGTGATGTTCGAAGAGCTTCTGGCGGCTGGGCACGATGCGGAATATGACGCGTGGCTTATTCGGATCGGCGATGGGGATCAGTTTGGCTCGGGGTTTGTTGAGGTGAACCCGAATTCGAAAATTCCTGCCCTCGTGGACCGTAGCGGAGCCGAGCCTTTGCATGTGTTTGAGTCTGGTTCGATCCTCATCCATCTGGCAGAGAAATTTGGGGCGTTTCTTCCTTCATCAGGCCCGGAACGCACGGAGGTCATGAACTGGCTGATGTGGCAAATGGGGAGCGCGCCGTATTTGGGCGGCGGCTTTGGTCACTTCTACGCCTATGCGCCTGAGAAGTGGCAATATCCGATTGACCGCTTTGCGATGGAGACCAAGCGTCAGCTTGATGTGCTGGACAAGCGCCTCGCGGACCGGCCCTACATCGCCGGCAATGACTATAGCATCGCCGATATGGCGATTTGGCCTTGGTACGGAAACTTGGCGCTTGGGCGGCAGTACAATGCCGGGACGTTCCTTTCTGTGCATGAGTACAAGAACGTTGTGGCCTGGGCCGAGAAAATCCTCGACCGCCCAACGGTTCAACGCGGCCGCATGGTGAACCGGACTATGGGGGATCCATCTGAGCAGCTCTGGGAACGGCATGACGCGTCGGATTTTGAGACGCAGACACAGGATAAGATCGGCGAAAACGCCTAA
- the dapA gene encoding 4-hydroxy-tetrahydrodipicolinate synthase → MFKGSFPALVTPFKNGELDVDTLKKLVEWHIGEGSHGLVPVGTTGESPTLSHEEHEKVVEEVVRAAAGRVPVIAGAGSNNTVESIRFMQHAEKVGADAALVVTPYYNKPTQRGLIAHFTALHDCCELPIIIYNIPGRSVVDMTPETMGELAKLPRIVGVKDATGDLARVSQQRMTCGTEFCQISGEDATAHGFNAQGGVGVISVTANVAPKMVADVQNATLSGDYAKALEIQDRLMPLHKAIFTEPGLVGAKYAMSQLGLCSEEVRSPLTGLSDETRAMVDDGLRFAGLIN, encoded by the coding sequence ATGTTCAAAGGATCTTTTCCTGCCCTGGTCACGCCGTTCAAGAACGGTGAACTGGATGTTGATACGCTCAAGAAACTGGTTGAGTGGCATATTGGTGAAGGAAGTCATGGACTTGTGCCGGTTGGAACGACCGGTGAAAGCCCCACGCTAAGCCATGAAGAACACGAAAAAGTGGTGGAAGAAGTCGTGCGCGCCGCAGCGGGCCGTGTGCCTGTGATTGCCGGCGCAGGCAGTAACAACACGGTAGAATCCATCCGATTCATGCAACACGCCGAAAAAGTCGGTGCGGATGCTGCACTGGTTGTGACCCCATACTACAACAAACCGACCCAACGCGGCCTGATCGCCCACTTCACCGCGCTGCACGATTGTTGTGAGCTTCCAATCATTATCTACAACATACCCGGTCGCTCGGTCGTCGATATGACACCTGAAACCATGGGCGAGTTGGCCAAACTGCCCCGGATTGTCGGCGTCAAGGATGCCACCGGCGATTTGGCCCGCGTCAGCCAGCAGCGCATGACGTGCGGCACGGAGTTTTGCCAGATTTCCGGCGAAGACGCGACCGCACATGGGTTCAATGCCCAGGGCGGTGTCGGCGTCATTTCGGTTACCGCGAATGTGGCGCCAAAAATGGTGGCTGACGTCCAGAATGCCACACTGTCCGGCGACTATGCCAAGGCACTGGAAATTCAGGATCGTCTGATGCCTCTTCACAAGGCCATTTTCACAGAGCCCGGCCTTGTCGGCGCAAAATATGCCATGTCTCAGCTTGGACTGTGCAGCGAGGAAGTCCGCTCGCCTCTCACAGGGCTTAGTGACGAGACGCGCGCTATGGTGGATGATGGTCTGCGCTTTGCCGGGCTGATTAACTAA
- a CDS encoding flavodoxin family protein → MSELLIVYHSRTGGSRQMAQAAAKAAETETTTRLVEAAEATPEDLLQASGYIFCAPENLASISGVMKDFFDRCYYPVLGKIEGRPYAQMVCAGSDGENAVRQIARIATGWRLKIIQEPIIVCTHAQTPDAILAEKKLTDEQLAPCRDLGQAFGAGLSMGVF, encoded by the coding sequence ATGTCAGAGCTGCTGATCGTCTATCATTCCCGCACCGGTGGCAGCCGCCAAATGGCTCAGGCTGCCGCCAAAGCCGCAGAGACAGAGACCACGACACGGCTTGTCGAAGCAGCAGAGGCCACACCCGAAGACCTTTTGCAAGCCTCGGGCTATATCTTCTGCGCGCCGGAGAACCTGGCCTCCATATCAGGCGTCATGAAGGATTTCTTTGATCGTTGCTACTACCCTGTTTTGGGCAAGATCGAAGGCCGCCCCTACGCTCAAATGGTGTGTGCCGGTTCAGACGGCGAAAACGCCGTGCGCCAAATCGCCCGGATCGCCACAGGGTGGCGGTTGAAAATCATCCAAGAGCCGATCATCGTGTGTACCCATGCGCAGACGCCCGACGCCATATTGGCGGAGAAGAAGTTAACGGACGAACAGCTCGCACCGTGCCGTGATCTGGGTCAGGCGTTTGGTGCGGGGTTGAGTATGGGGGTGTTTTGA
- a CDS encoding NADPH-dependent FMN reductase: MSEPNLLLISGSLRKASYNRALLREAAQSFGPADVTEADITFPIYNGDDEDADGAPKSVHRFAEQIRKADALLIGSPEYNKGISGALKNALDWLSRIDMPALRHKPTVVMSAAAGRTGGETALFMTLSCLSQFQVHFVFGPAIMVADASNQFDENGRLTSETYQKLVHERMEALRETIA, encoded by the coding sequence ATGTCTGAACCAAACCTGCTTTTGATTTCGGGATCACTCCGCAAGGCATCCTACAATCGCGCGCTTTTGCGCGAGGCCGCACAATCGTTTGGTCCAGCGGACGTCACCGAAGCGGACATCACTTTTCCTATCTACAATGGGGATGACGAAGACGCCGATGGCGCCCCGAAATCTGTGCATAGGTTTGCAGAACAAATTCGAAAAGCGGATGCGCTGCTGATCGGCAGTCCTGAATACAACAAGGGTATCAGCGGTGCTTTGAAGAACGCTCTGGATTGGCTCAGCCGCATCGATATGCCTGCTCTTCGCCACAAACCCACAGTCGTGATGTCGGCTGCCGCAGGGCGCACAGGCGGAGAAACCGCGCTCTTCATGACGTTGAGCTGTCTGTCCCAGTTTCAGGTGCACTTTGTCTTTGGCCCAGCCATCATGGTGGCCGATGCGTCAAATCAGTTTGATGAGAATGGTCGACTTACATCCGAAACCTATCAGAAGCTGGTACACGAACGCATGGAAGCGCTGCGGGAGACCATCGCTTAG
- a CDS encoding DMT family transporter translates to MAEQNTRLGILMMVTTTFIFAVQDGISQHLAREYNVLMVVMIRYWFFAAFVMTVASRKAGGLRAAARTEQPVVQAFRGILLAAEICVMVAAFTYLGLVESHAVFACYPLLIAALSGPVLGEKVGWRRWAAIGVGFVGVLIILEPGFGVFRPEATIAVVSALMFALYGLLTRFVARKDSAATSFFWTGTMGAIAMSCIGIWFWEPMSSNDWIWMGALCITGAAGHYTLIKCYEVAEASAVQPFAYLQLVFASIIGVSIFAETIRTNVAIGAALIVAAGLFTLWRQRVSS, encoded by the coding sequence ATGGCAGAACAAAACACCCGCCTTGGCATTCTGATGATGGTCACCACAACCTTCATTTTTGCCGTACAGGACGGAATATCTCAACATCTCGCACGCGAGTACAATGTACTTATGGTGGTGATGATCCGTTATTGGTTCTTCGCCGCCTTCGTGATGACTGTCGCCAGCCGCAAAGCGGGCGGTTTGCGTGCCGCGGCGCGGACGGAACAACCAGTGGTGCAAGCCTTTCGGGGTATTCTTCTGGCGGCTGAGATATGCGTCATGGTTGCAGCTTTCACCTATTTGGGATTGGTCGAGAGTCACGCGGTCTTCGCATGCTATCCTCTCCTGATCGCCGCCCTATCCGGGCCTGTGCTTGGCGAAAAGGTCGGTTGGCGGCGGTGGGCCGCCATTGGTGTGGGATTTGTCGGTGTGCTGATCATCCTGGAGCCCGGGTTTGGCGTCTTCCGCCCCGAAGCCACCATCGCAGTCGTCTCTGCCCTGATGTTTGCGCTTTACGGATTGTTGACGCGCTTCGTTGCCCGCAAGGACAGCGCCGCAACTAGTTTTTTCTGGACTGGCACTATGGGCGCCATCGCAATGTCCTGCATCGGCATCTGGTTCTGGGAACCCATGAGCTCCAATGATTGGATTTGGATGGGCGCACTTTGCATCACCGGAGCCGCGGGACACTACACACTCATCAAATGCTATGAAGTGGCCGAGGCCAGCGCGGTACAGCCTTTTGCTTACCTGCAGCTTGTCTTCGCTAGCATTATCGGAGTCAGCATATTTGCTGAGACAATCCGGACCAACGTAGCCATTGGCGCTGCGCTGATCGTTGCCGCCGGTCTCTTTACCCTTTGGCGGCAAAGGGTCAGCTCGTAG
- a CDS encoding NAD(P)/FAD-dependent oxidoreductase, producing MPDVTIFGAGIFGLSVAWACRQKGASVQVIDPNGPGSGASGGLVGALAPHVPENWNEKKAFQLDSLLMAEEFWSEIETLSGHSSGYARSGRVQPINDERTLDLARAREVSANELWGEHATWQVVGKDDVPLAPRSKTGFYIYDSLSASLHPRHACYASTEALKKQGVSVVADSKAKGQVIHATGARGLTELSNGIGFTVGNGVKGQAALLDFAASGAPQVFADSLHVIFHKDGTTAVGSTSEREFTDAHSTDEQLDEIVSRARYAVPSLSDAPVIARWAGLRPRAKSRAPMLGVHPLHPDQYIANGGFKIGFGMAPKVGQVMADLVLDGKDTIPQEFKPEASLPKGRNAQD from the coding sequence ATGCCAGACGTGACCATCTTTGGTGCCGGAATCTTCGGCCTTTCGGTTGCCTGGGCTTGTCGACAGAAAGGAGCTTCCGTTCAGGTCATTGATCCAAATGGGCCCGGCTCAGGGGCGTCAGGCGGACTCGTCGGCGCGTTGGCCCCGCATGTGCCTGAAAACTGGAATGAGAAGAAGGCATTCCAACTCGACAGCCTTCTGATGGCTGAGGAGTTTTGGAGCGAAATTGAAACTCTGTCTGGTCACTCGTCGGGGTATGCGCGAAGCGGTCGTGTGCAACCGATCAATGATGAGCGAACACTGGATTTGGCGCGCGCACGGGAAGTCTCAGCAAATGAGCTATGGGGCGAACATGCGACCTGGCAGGTCGTGGGCAAGGATGATGTGCCACTCGCGCCTCGTTCTAAGACTGGGTTCTACATCTACGATAGCTTGTCCGCCTCGTTGCATCCGCGTCACGCGTGCTACGCCTCAACAGAGGCACTCAAGAAGCAAGGCGTTAGCGTCGTTGCAGACAGCAAAGCGAAGGGTCAGGTCATCCATGCCACTGGAGCGCGCGGCTTGACAGAACTATCGAATGGAATCGGTTTCACCGTGGGAAACGGGGTCAAAGGTCAGGCTGCTCTTTTGGATTTTGCAGCAAGTGGAGCGCCACAGGTTTTTGCAGACAGCTTGCATGTGATTTTTCACAAAGACGGAACGACTGCAGTCGGCTCAACTTCGGAAAGAGAGTTCACGGACGCCCACTCTACAGATGAGCAGTTGGATGAGATCGTTTCGCGTGCGCGATATGCCGTGCCTTCACTTTCTGATGCGCCTGTCATCGCACGCTGGGCAGGCCTAAGGCCTCGTGCGAAGTCGCGGGCGCCGATGCTGGGGGTGCATCCGCTTCATCCAGATCAATATATCGCAAATGGCGGTTTCAAGATCGGTTTCGGCATGGCCCCGAAGGTGGGGCAGGTGATGGCTGATCTTGTGCTTGATGGGAAAGATACAATCCCGCAAGAATTTAAGCCCGAAGCGTCACTTCCCAAAGGACGGAACGCGCAAGACTAG